The following coding sequences lie in one Rutidosis leptorrhynchoides isolate AG116_Rl617_1_P2 chromosome 6, CSIRO_AGI_Rlap_v1, whole genome shotgun sequence genomic window:
- the LOC139853155 gene encoding WRKY transcription factor WRKY51-like, producing the protein MAVDFVGIQTTDHLNRMFQLSDHKFTVPSAIKRTGHARFRRGPSPSSSDSHGPSTSTQSVPVLLQSTQESIGVFNNKSAMETTSSLSLSSRSTNSSSLLSPLTSGEEGSVSNGKQFSGLGIVAPAPTFSNRKPPLPLSHRKRCRADRPSVSLHGSSSKGCHCCKRRKIASKREIKRVPITGSKITSIPADDYSWKKYGEKLIDGSNYPRVYYKCSTGKGCPARKSVELDKFDTKMLIVTYDGEHNHAPAKILTGLTSSVVQSV; encoded by the exons ATGGCCGTTGATTTCGTCGGAATTCAAACTACCGATCATCTCAATCGCATGTTCCAGTTATCAGATCACAAATTCACCGTTCCATCCGCCATCAAACGCACCGGCCACGCTCGTTTTCGCCGGGGACCATCCCCGTCATCTTCCGATTCTCACGGTCCGTCTACTTCAACACAATCCGTGCCGGTTTTGTTGCAGTCAACGCAAGAGTCAATCGGAGTGTTCAATAATAAATCAGCTATGGAAACGACGTCGTCGTTGTCGTTATCGTCTAGGTCAACAAACTCGTCTTCATTGTTATCTCCGTTAACTTCAGGTGAAGAAGGAAGTGTTTCAAACGGTAAACAGTTTTCCGGTTTAGGTATAGTAGCTCCGGCACCGACGTTTTCGAATCGGAAACCTCCGCTTCCATTGTCTCACCGGAAACGTTGCCGCGCAGATCGTCCATCAGTTTCATTGCACGGATCCAGTAGCAAAGGCTGTCATTGTTGTAAGAGAAG GAAAATAGCATCAAAACGTGAAATAAAAAGAGTACCGATTACAGGATCTAAAATTACTAGCATTCCGGCAGATGATTATTCATGGAAAAAATACGGCGAGAAGTTAATTGATGGATCAAATTACCCTAG AGTTTATTACAAGTGTAGTACCGGAAAAGGATGTCCGGCGAGGAAGAGCGTGGAGTTAGATAAATTCGATACGAAGATGCTTATCGTAACTTACGACGGTGAACATAATCACGCGCCGGCGAAGATACTGACAGGTTTGACCAGCTCTGTGGTACAGTCAGTGTGA